DNA sequence from the Gordonia polyisoprenivorans genome:
GCGGAGATCCCGGTGACCGCCGTCGCTTCGTCGATGAGCTTGTCGCACAACGTGGTCCACGATTCGCCGCGGCGCGTTCGGATTACGACAAGGTGTTGCGGCAACGTTCTGCGCTGTTGAAGACCGCCGGCGCGGCCATGCGGCGTGGTGGATCCGACGCCGACTCGGTGATCTCGACGCTCGACGTCTGGGATGCCCAGCTCGCGGCTCTCGGCGGACAGGTGACCGCCGCACGGATCGACGTTCTCGGTGATCTCGAACCACATTTCGCCGGATCGTATTCGGCGATCGCGCCGCACTCGCGGCCGGCGACGCTGCGGTATCGGCCCAGTGTCGGCGACGAGATCGTGCCTGCGGCAGGAGAATCCGCCGATCCGGAGGCCATCGAGGCGGCGCTGTTGACCCGGCTCGGCCAGATCCGCGGCAAGGAGATCGAGCGCGGGTTGTCCCTGGTGGGACCGCACCGTGACGACGTCGATCTCGTTCTCGGTACCGATGTGGCGAAAGGCTTTGCCAGCCACGGGGAATCGTGGTCGATCGCCCTCGCGCTGCGCCTCGGATCGGTGGAGCTCGCCAGGGCCGAGGGGATCGAACCGGTGATCATGCTCGACGACGTGTTCGCCGAACTCGACGCTGCCCGACGTCGCAAACTTGCCGAGTTCACCGAGGGTGCGGAACAACTGATCATCACCGCGGCCGTCGCCGAGGACATTCCCGACGGAGTGGGCGGTCGGCGGATCGCGGTGAACATGATCGAGGAGGA
Encoded proteins:
- the recF gene encoding DNA replication/repair protein RecF (All proteins in this family for which functions are known are DNA-binding proteins that assist the filamentation of RecA onto DNA for the initiation of recombination or recombinational repair.), with protein sequence MFVRELHLRDFRSWPRVDVELGPGSVIITGRNGFGKTNLIEALFYLATLRSHRVSTDAPLVRSSAASALVTATVENAGRELTASLQINAEGSNKAWLNTAPQRRPRDILGVLRAVLFAPEDLLLVRGDPGDRRRFVDELVAQRGPRFAAARSDYDKVLRQRSALLKTAGAAMRRGGSDADSVISTLDVWDAQLAALGGQVTAARIDVLGDLEPHFAGSYSAIAPHSRPATLRYRPSVGDEIVPAAGESADPEAIEAALLTRLGQIRGKEIERGLSLVGPHRDDVDLVLGTDVAKGFASHGESWSIALALRLGSVELARAEGIEPVIMLDDVFAELDAARRRKLAEFTEGAEQLIITAAVAEDIPDGVGGRRIAVNMIEEDGVRHSVVVPDPLVSEAEVSGLEVSEPEVSDPPGRLTS